The Corynebacterium halotolerans YIM 70093 = DSM 44683 region CGGGTTGGTCAGGGAGATGGTGACACCGGAGTAGTCGTCCATCGTCAGCTTGCCGACGCGCGAGCGCTCGACGATGTCCTCGTAGGCCTCGACGAACTCCTTGAAGTTCTTCTTCTCGGTCTCCTTGATGGCGGCGACGACGAGCGCGCGGGAGCCGTCCTTCTGCGGCAGGTCGATGGCCAGGCCGAGGTTGATGTGCTCCGGGGTGATCACGGAGGGCTTGCCGTCCACGACGTCGTAGGCGACGTTCATGTCCGGGTGGGCCATGGTGGCCTTGACCAGCGCGTAGCCGATGATGTGGGTGAAGGAGATCTTGCCGCCGCGGGTGCGCTTGAGCTGATCGTTGATCATCGCGCGGTTCTCGAACATGAGCTTGACCGGCATGTCGCGCACGGAGGTGGCGGTCGGGATCTCGAGGGAGGCGTCCATGTTCTTGGCGATGGCCTTGAACATGCCCTTGAGCGCCTTGGTGCCGGCCTCGGGCTGCTCGTTGTCCTGGGCGCGGTCGAGCGGGGAGACCTGCTGCTTCTTCCTGCCGCCCGGTCGGGTGGGGGCGGCCTTGGAGGTCTCCGCCTTCGCCTTCTGGGCGGACACGGTGACCTCGGTCTCGCGCTTCGCCGGGGTGGCGGAACCGATCGGGCCGTGGTCCGGCACCGACTTGGGCTCGGAGCCCTTGCCCGCGGCGGACCCGCTCGGAGCAGCAGTCGGTTGAGCAGCCGTGACGTCCGGGGCCCCGTTCTTCTCGAAGAGGTCCCGCCACTCCCGGTCCACCGACTGGGGGTCCTTCTGGAACTGCTGGAACATCTCGTCTACCAGCCACTGATTCTGGCCGAAAGTACTAGCGCTGCTCACGGCAGGTACTCGCCTCATTTCCTTGCTCATTTTAGGGTCGTCTATTCGACTTTAGTCGTCCCTGTACAGGGTAGCGTGTCATCGCCCTGCTTCCTTCACTGCAGGTGATCCTGTAGTCACCCCCGTCAGCGGTGCACCCGCCACATGGCGGCGTAGACCCCGTCGCGGGCCAGCAGATCGGAATGGGATCCGTCCTCGATGATACGTCCCTTGTCTACCACGACGATGCGGTCGGCCCGTGCAGCGGTCGCCAGGCGGTGCGCGACGATCACGGACGTGCGCCCCACGGTCACCCGGTCCGTGGCGTCGAGCACGGCGGCCTCGGTCGCCGGGTCGAGGGTGGCGGTGGCCTCGTCGAGGAGCATGACGTCGGGACGCAGCAGCTCCGCCCGGGCGAGGGCGATGAGTTGCCGCTGGCCGGAGGACAGTCCGCGGCCGCGTTCGCCGACCGGTTGGCGGAAGCCGCCGGGGATGGCGGCGATGACGTCGAGCGCGCCGATACGCCGCACGGCGTCGGTGAGGTCGCGTTCGTCGGCCTCCGGTAGGCCGTAGGCGATGTTCTCGGCGACGGTGCCGATGAACAGGTGCGCCTCCTGCGGGACCTGGGCCACCGCGCGGCGCCAGGCGGGCAGCGGGAAGTCGCGGATGTCGGTCCCGGCGGCGGTGACGGTGCCGGCGACCGGGTCGTAGAACCGGGCCAGCAGTTTGATCACCGTGGACTTGCCCGCGCCCGTCGGTCCGACGAGCGCGACCGTGCTGCCCGGTTCGATGTCCAGATCCAGCTGCCTGGCGACGACCGTCCCGCCTTCGCTGTAGGCGAAGGAGACGTCGTCGAGGGCGAGTTCGCCGCGGGCGGCGCGGGCGGCGTCATCGCGCGTGCCGGAGTCCACCACCGTGGGGCGCTCGGCCAGCAGGTCGGTGATGCGGCGCAGGCCCACGGTGGCCTGCTGCCAGGAGTCGAAGATCTGCCCGAGCTGCTGGATGGGGCCGTAGAGCTGGGCCAGGTACATCACGAAGGCCACCAGCACACCGGCGGAGAGTTCGCCGCCGGCGACCCGGGTCGCGCCGACGCCGAGGACCACCGCGGTGGTGACCTGGGAGATGGCGTTGACACCGGGGAAGTAGGCGGCCACGGCGGTCTGGGACCTGACCCGCAGGCGGCGGTAGTGCTCGGACTCTGCCGCGAACTCGCGCAGGGCGAGCGGGGTGCGCCCGTGCATCTGGGCGGTGCGCAGGCCGTTGACGTTTTCCTGGAAGGCGGCGTTGACCGCGGAGATCTGCTCGCGGGCCTGGGTGTACAGCCGGGAGGAGATGCGCCGGAAAACTAGCGTGACCACCACGATCAACGGAATGGCCGCCACGGCCACCAGCGACAGGCCGGCGTCGGTGTAGACGAGCATGCCGAGGATGCCCACCAGCGTGCCCACCGCCACGATCGCCTGGGCCAGGCCGGTCTGCAGGAAGGAGCTCAGGGTGTCGATGTCCGTGGTCATGCGCGTCATGATGCGCCCGGAGAGGTTCGTCTCGTAGTAGTTCATGCTCAGTCGCTGCAGGTGCGCGAAACTGCGCAGCCGCAGGCCGAACAGCAGGCGCTCACCCGTGCGCGAGGTCAGCACCACCAGCCAGGCGGCCGCGACCCAGGACACGGCGACGACGAGCACGCCCAGTCCGGCGATGCGCCAGAGCGTGCCGGTGGAGTTCTCGGCGACGCCCAGGTCGATCGCCCAGCGCATCAGTGTGGGAAAGGCCAGGTCGGTGACCACACCGACGATCAGCAGCACGACGACGGCCACCAGCAGCCAGCGCACGGCCCGGAACAGGTCACGCACGCGGAAGTCGGCGCGGTCGGCGCGCAGCCGGTCGGTGTCGATGCGCGGCTGTTCCGTGGCGGGCGGGAGCTTTTTCACCCGTTCCAGCAGCTCCGGGGTGGCGGTGATCGCGCCGCGGATGCCGCCGCCACCGCGGCCGCCGACGGCCCCGGACTGGTCGGTGACGTGCTCGGTCGGGCCGGTGTCGACGTCGCCCGGTGCGGGCCACAGGGTGGCGTGGTCGGGCTCGGCGACCTCCCGGCGGGCCACCGGTGCCGGGCTCAGCTCGGGGTTCATCAGCCGCTGGAACCGCGGATCCTCGCGCACCTCGTGCACGGGGCCGGTGACGGTGATCCGTCCGGCGTCGAGAATGGCCACGCGCTGCGCCAGATCCAGGGTGGACTGGCGGTGGGCGATGGCGATGACGGTGACGTCCGTCAGTTCCTCGCGCAAGCCACCGAGAATCCTCGCCTCCGTGGTGGCGTCGATGGCGGAGGTCGCGTCGTCGAGGATGAGCACGCGCGGTCGGGCGAACAGCGCGCGGGCCAGGGCGATGCGCTGGCGCTGGCCGCCCGACAGGGTCAGGCCGCGCTCACCGACGACCGTGTCGTAGCCCTCGGACAGCTCGGAGATGAACCCGTCGGCCTGGGCGATCCGGGCGGCACGGCGGACGTCGTCGTCACTGCCGGGCGCGCCCATGGTGATGTTGTCGCGGATGGACGAGGAGTAGAGGAAGGCCTCGTCGAACACGCAGGTCACCGCGGAGCGGATCGCGGCGTCGGTCAGCCGGCGGTAGTCCACCCCGCGGCCGTCGGCGGTGGTGAGCAGGAAGCGTCCCGAATCCGGCACGTAGAACCCGCCGGCCAGCTGCACGGCCATGGACTTGCCCGAACCGGGCGGGCCGATGAGCGCGACTATCTCGCCGGGGGCCACGTCCAGGCTCAGGCCGTCGAGCACCCGGTGCCCGTCGTTGTCGAAGTGGACGTCGTCCAGCCGCAGACCCAGGGGGCCGTCGGGCAGGTCCTCCGGGTCGGCCGGGTCGTGGTGGCCGGGTTCCAGGCGGAGGATGTCGGCGATGCGGTCGAGGGAGGCCAGGCCCATCTGCAGGGTGACCACCAGCCCGGAGAGCATGCCCACGATCTGTGTCAGCGAGGTCAGGTAGACGGAGAAGGCGAAGAACACGCCGACGGTGATCTCACCGCGCAGCACCAGCCAGCCGCCGAGCAGGATGTTGATCACCAGGGCCAGCCGCGGCAGGTTCTGCAGCAGCGGCTGGAAGCGCGCCATGATCCGCGCCGCCCGCATCTTCGCCGCGTACAGCGTGCGCCCGAGGGACTCGAGCTGGTCGACCACCCGGTTCTCCTGTGCGAAGGCCTTGACCACGCGCACGCCGGTGACGGTCTGCTCGACATGGGTGGCCAGGTCGGCCGTCGACTGCTGGGCCACCCAGGTCGCCGCATACAGCGAGCGGCGGGAGAGGAACGCCACCGTGACGATCACCGGCAGAAACGCCAGCGCGATGACCGTGAGCAGGGGAGAGACACTCAGCATGATGCCGACGGTGATGATCAGCTGGATGACCATGCCCAGCGCCCACGGTCCCATCGCCACCAGGCCCTGTGTGGCATTGAGATCCGAGATCGAGCGGGAGACCACCTGACCGGTGACGATGCGGTCCTGGCCGGGGCCGTCGAGCCGCTGCAGGGTGTCCAGGATCCGGGTGCGCAGCACGTGCTGGGTGTCGATGGACAACCGGCCCGAGGCGTAGCGGCGGGCGAACTGGCAGCCGTAGCGGGCGACCGCCACGCCGATGAGCACCACGATGATGGCGGTCAGCGGTTCCACCCACGGCACCAGGTTGGTGGCGGGCGAGGAGTCGATCGCGCCGGTGGCGACGTCGAGGGCGGATCCCGTCAGCAACGGGATAGCGACCTCGAACAACACCGCCCCGATGGTGGCCACGACGGCCGCGGCGGTGATGCCCGGCCGTGATCTCAGCGCTGCGAACAGTTCCCGGGATCCGGCGTTCACGTGTTGATCACCTCACCCTGTCTGTTCTGTTGTGCCCTGGTCATACCAGGGCAAGTTTAATCACTGACGTCCTCCGGCTTCTCCGGCTTCTCCGGCGTGGGGAAGGTGGCCGGCGGGGCGCCGAGGGATTCGCGGGCGTTGGTGATGGCGCGCTTGGCCAGTCGGCGGTTGGCGATCGTGCCCGCGACGGCCCCGATGCCCAGCGGCATGATCTTGCCCAGCCACGCCCACCTGAAGCGTTTGGTCACCTGTTTCAGGGCGGTGCGCAGGAGCCGGTTGTTGAGGGTACCCAGGGTCGGGGCGGAGAACCGCGACATCGTCGTCACCGACGGCAGACCCTTCGACTTACCCAGGTCACCGACGACCGTGTCGACGATCGCGGAGCCCTTCGACCCCAGCAGCACCAGCAGGATCAGCGCCCGGCGCCGCTCGGGGTCCTGGATGTCGACTCCGCGCAGATAGGCGCTGGCCACGGTGTAGACGGCGACGACGTCCAGGAAGACCAGGGACTCCGCGCCGATGGCCGCGGCGCCGGTGAAGAACCCGATGCCCGGGACGGCGGCCGCGGCACCCGCGCCGGCACCGGACCCGCCGGCCACGGTGAGGAAGCGCTTGTCCAGCAGACGCTGGATCTCCTGCGGGGAGGCACCCGGGTTCTTCCTCCGCAGCCGGTTGACGTACCGCTCAATGGAGGAGGACTGGATGGACACCGCCCGGTCGAGGGCCTTCATCAGCGCGCGGCCGGCGCGCCCGGCGTTCGCCTCGACCGCCTTCGGGTCCGAACCGATGCCGTCGATGATCGGTTGCTGAGGGGTGGTGCGTGCGGCCATGG contains the following coding sequences:
- a CDS encoding ABC transporter ATP-binding protein; translation: MNAGSRELFAALRSRPGITAAAVVATIGAVLFEVAIPLLTGSALDVATGAIDSSPATNLVPWVEPLTAIIVVLIGVAVARYGCQFARRYASGRLSIDTQHVLRTRILDTLQRLDGPGQDRIVTGQVVSRSISDLNATQGLVAMGPWALGMVIQLIITVGIMLSVSPLLTVIALAFLPVIVTVAFLSRRSLYAATWVAQQSTADLATHVEQTVTGVRVVKAFAQENRVVDQLESLGRTLYAAKMRAARIMARFQPLLQNLPRLALVINILLGGWLVLRGEITVGVFFAFSVYLTSLTQIVGMLSGLVVTLQMGLASLDRIADILRLEPGHHDPADPEDLPDGPLGLRLDDVHFDNDGHRVLDGLSLDVAPGEIVALIGPPGSGKSMAVQLAGGFYVPDSGRFLLTTADGRGVDYRRLTDAAIRSAVTCVFDEAFLYSSSIRDNITMGAPGSDDDVRRAARIAQADGFISELSEGYDTVVGERGLTLSGGQRQRIALARALFARPRVLILDDATSAIDATTEARILGGLREELTDVTVIAIAHRQSTLDLAQRVAILDAGRITVTGPVHEVREDPRFQRLMNPELSPAPVARREVAEPDHATLWPAPGDVDTGPTEHVTDQSGAVGGRGGGGIRGAITATPELLERVKKLPPATEQPRIDTDRLRADRADFRVRDLFRAVRWLLVAVVVLLIVGVVTDLAFPTLMRWAIDLGVAENSTGTLWRIAGLGVLVVAVSWVAAAWLVVLTSRTGERLLFGLRLRSFAHLQRLSMNYYETNLSGRIMTRMTTDIDTLSSFLQTGLAQAIVAVGTLVGILGMLVYTDAGLSLVAVAAIPLIVVVTLVFRRISSRLYTQAREQISAVNAAFQENVNGLRTAQMHGRTPLALREFAAESEHYRRLRVRSQTAVAAYFPGVNAISQVTTAVVLGVGATRVAGGELSAGVLVAFVMYLAQLYGPIQQLGQIFDSWQQATVGLRRITDLLAERPTVVDSGTRDDAARAARGELALDDVSFAYSEGGTVVARQLDLDIEPGSTVALVGPTGAGKSTVIKLLARFYDPVAGTVTAAGTDIRDFPLPAWRRAVAQVPQEAHLFIGTVAENIAYGLPEADERDLTDAVRRIGALDVIAAIPGGFRQPVGERGRGLSSGQRQLIALARAELLRPDVMLLDEATATLDPATEAAVLDATDRVTVGRTSVIVAHRLATAARADRIVVVDKGRIIEDGSHSDLLARDGVYAAMWRVHR